The following proteins come from a genomic window of Rattus norvegicus strain BN/NHsdMcwi chromosome 8, GRCr8, whole genome shotgun sequence:
- the Arid3b gene encoding AT-rich interactive domain-containing protein 3B isoform X3, which produces MQKRGTPINRIPIMAKQILDLYMLYKLVTEKGGLVEIINKKIWREITKGLNLPTSITSAAFTLRTQYMKYLYAYECEKKALSSPAELQAAIDGNRREGRRPSYSSSLFGYSPAAAAAAAAAAAAASAASAGAPALLSPPKIRFSILGLGSSSGTNTSSPRIPPASTLRKGDGVPVPVPNRLAVSGPLAGQQAGNRTGTLEQLRERLESGEPPEKKASRLSEEEQRLVQQAFQRNLFSMARQLPMKIRINGREDRAETSAAALNLTTSNIGSINMSVDIDGITYTGVLFAQKPVVHLIAGSAPQSIGSSASSSSSSSSSSSSSHCSPSPTSSRGTPSAEPSTSWSL; this is translated from the exons GCACCCCAATCAACCGGATTCCCATCATGGCCAAGCAGATCCTGGACCTGTATATGCTATATAAACTGGTCACAGAGAAAGGCGGCTTGGTGGAGATCATCAACAAGAAAATCTGGAGGGAGATCACCAAAGGCCTGAACCTGCCCACGTCCATCACCAGCGCTGCCTTCACCCTGAGGACCCA GTACATGAAGTATCTATATGCCTATGAGTGTGAGAAGAAAGCGTTGAGCTCCCCAGCCGAACTACAGGCTGCCATCGATGGCAACCGTAGGGAAGGTCGGAGGCCCAGCTACAGCTCCTCCCTCTTTGGTtattctcctgctgctgctgccgccgccgctgccgccgccgccgctgctagTGCTGCCTCTGCTGGGGCCCCTGCCCTTCTCTCGCCCCCCAAGATCCGCTTCTCCATCCTTGGGCTTGGCTCCAGCAGTGGCACCAATACCAGTAGCCCTCGGATACCCCCAGCATCTACTCTCAGGAAAG GTGATGGAGTCCCAGTGCCTGTGCCAAATCGCCTGGCTGTGTCAGGACCTTTGGCAGGCCAGCAGGCTGGCAACCGGACTGGCACACTGGAGCAGCTACGGGAGCGTCTGGAATCAGGGGAGCCCCCTGAGAAGAAGGCATCGAGGTTGTCAGAGGAGGAGCAGCGCCTGGTGCAGCAGGCCTTTCAGCGCAACCTCTTCAGCATGGCGCGACAGCTCCCCATGAAGATCAGAATCAATGGCAGGG aagacagagcagagacttCAGCTGCAGCACTGAACCTGACCACAAGCAACATTGGGAGCATCAATATGTCTGTGGATATTGATGGCATCACCTATACAG GTGTGctttttgcccagaaaccagtgGTCCACCTCATTGCGGGCTCTGCTCCCCAGAGCATTGGCAGCAgcgccagcagcagcagcagcagcagtagcagcagcagcagctctcaCTGCTCACCAAGTCCTACCTCATCCCGGGGTACCCCCAGTGCAGAGCCCTCCACCAGCTGGTCCCTCTGA